GCGATTGAGCTGCTCGAATTGATCCTGCGGCCGGGCATGCGGGCAGCGCTTATCCCGATTGCCGAACGGACCGGGCGGGCCGAGCTTGTCGAATTCGGCGCAAGTTTGTTTGGACTCAAAGAGACTTCTGAAACCGGAGCGCTCAATATTCTGCTGCGGGGCGACGACGATTGGCTGCGAACCACCGCACTCCATTTGTGCTGGTTCAGGGATCCTGACGCGGAGAGTCACGACCCTGCAGCGTTCGAGACTCACGACGATTCGGTTGTACGCGAAACCGCCGCCCGCGTGAAACGCTCGGCACTTACTCCAACGGCTCTTCAGAGCACGCCGCCATGTTGACTACCGTTGAAAAGGTCATCTTCTTGCAAGACGTGGATGTCTTTGCCAAGATCCCGCTGGAAGATCTGGCCTACGTTGCCATGATCGCCGATGAGGTTGTGGCCGAGCCGGGGCGAGTTCTTTACGCGGAAGGCGACATATCGGACTCGATGTATCTTGTGTTGGACGGCAGCATTCGTCTGCAGCGCGGCGGCATTGAGGTGATGCTCGCCGGACCGCGGGACGTATTCGGAACGTGGGCGCTGTTTGACGACGAGACCAGAATCGTCACGGCGGTCGCGGCGGAAGAGAGCAACTTGCTGCGGATTGACAAAGAGGATTTTCTGGATTTGCTCGCGGACCACTCCAGAATTACCGAGGGTGTTCTGAAAGTTCTGGCATCCAAGTTGCGCAATTTGGTCGGCTGATCGAGTTGCGCCGTGAAATAGCACGCATAGATAAACGGAGAGGATATGTCCGAGAAGGTTACACCGCAAATTATTGTTCTTGTGGACGACGAGGAAATGGTACTCATCAGCATTCGTTCGCTGATCGAGCTTGAGACCGATTATACTTGCGTGCCGTTCAAGTCCGCGAATCAGGCCTTGGATTTCGTCGCATCTTCCAATGACATCAGCCTGGTTGTATCAGACTATCTCATGCCGGAGATGAATGGCATCACCTTTCTGTCGAAAGTGCGGCAGTTGCGGCCCGACGTCCCGCGGATTCTGCTGACCGGTTACGCCGACAAAGAAAACGCGATCAAGGCGATCAATGAGGTCGGCTTGTTTCAGTATATCGAGAAGCCGTGGGACAACAGCGACCTGCTGCTGATCTTCCGGAATGGACTGGAGAAGCAGCAGTTGATGCGCAAATTGCAGGAGAAGATTGACGAGATCAACAAGGCTTACGGCGATCTCGACTCGCTGCACAGGGAGATCGTCAAGGCCTTCGTTTAGCGCGCGTCCGGGGCAGCGCATACGGCACATGGAAAAAGGGTCTACCAATTCGGTAGACCCTTTTCGCAAGGCAGCGTGCTATTTGTGAACGCCGGTCAGTCGTTATAGGCGATTACTTTGTACCAGCCATTGTACTCCAGCACGATGTTAAGTAGACGCCATTCTTCCTCTTCAGCGCCGTCAACGGTCACCATCATGCGAAATGCCGCGGTGAACCTTGATCTGCGGGTAAGTCCGGACTTCTTCAGGCTCGTCTACCCAGTCTGAGGAAGCCAGATCGCGCCTGCCAAAGTCATACATAGCGGCGTGACGCTTTGTCAACATCCCGCTTCACCCAGCCCCATGCGCCTTTCAACAGGCATGTTTTGCACTTCTCGGCTGCGGGCAAATTCGCCCACAGGATAACGTCGCGGTATTCCTGCTCGGTCAGACAGTAGGCCTTCACCTTCCAGACTGCAATCCTGCACCTCCCCAACCCCGCGGCCAGCTCGGCCATTGAGGGGAACATGCCAGGGAATGGCGGCGCGGAGCGCCGGCTTTTCGAGCAGCCGCAGCCGTAACACCAGTCCAAAAAATGAGGGCTGTCATAGCTTTGGCCAAAACGGCGGGTCAACGCAAACGCGGACCCGCCGTTGATCGGAAATAATCGCAATTACGCTTAGCGCGACCAGCCGGCGTCCCAGTTGTCACTCGGGCCGCTGAAGGCGCCAAGGTAAGGGGCGTAGGGCAGGCCGTAACGGGCAAGCGTCGAGGCAGGCGCGGCATTCGGCTGCCACCAGCGCGGGCGAACCCACGGCCGGACGGGCGTCATAAGCCGTCGGGTTCACGAGCAGCGGATCCGCGATCAGGGTCGTCGCGTTTGTGCCACTGAAGCCCGTGCCACGGAAGTTCGAGATATTCT
This region of bacterium genomic DNA includes:
- a CDS encoding response regulator codes for the protein MSEKVTPQIIVLVDDEEMVLISIRSLIELETDYTCVPFKSANQALDFVASSNDISLVVSDYLMPEMNGITFLSKVRQLRPDVPRILLTGYADKENAIKAINEVGLFQYIEKPWDNSDLLLIFRNGLEKQQLMRKLQEKIDEINKAYGDLDSLHREIVKAFV
- a CDS encoding cyclic nucleotide-binding domain-containing protein, producing the protein MLTTVEKVIFLQDVDVFAKIPLEDLAYVAMIADEVVAEPGRVLYAEGDISDSMYLVLDGSIRLQRGGIEVMLAGPRDVFGTWALFDDETRIVTAVAAEESNLLRIDKEDFLDLLADHSRITEGVLKVLASKLRNLVG